One window of the Pirellulales bacterium genome contains the following:
- a CDS encoding protein kinase, with translation MKVTYAQLSSTGPVRRNNEDWVGFWEPSDEQEYRTRGAIAALADGVGGHGEGEVASRLAVETALRRFQGIKPSTVPRQALWQMFSEANTAVYDRSMFDREQGRMATTLTVAIFRNNEINIGHVGDCRAFLIQGGKITQITTDHNFAAQQVKLGLISAKDAAHSDLRCMLTRSIGREITIQVDYHTLQVNSGDILVQCSDGVHFCVTDQEILEIVGRMSPDQACRELVQLAERRGTDDNLSVQIARVEKVTTLSYFRGQPIYHENEVTMPNEVEIGEVLDNRFQIESLISRSGMASIYKARDLKNGIPVAVKVPLMRFESDPAFFSRFQREEEIGKTLNHPSILHVLPVEEKHRPYIAMELLEGQTLRQVLNNVKQIPVNEALQIASNLSDALEHMHHKNIVHRDLKPENIMVCHDGTIRIMDFGIAKAGGMRRITFTGFSPAMGTPDYMAPEQVKGKRGDARTDIYSLGAILYEMITGQTPFEGTNPLAIMNARLIGDPIAPRKLNPEISPQVEEIVLHALEQRPENRYQSAAEMKAELDAPEKVEVTGRADRLRPPAEWKPGKRYLWIILLALIPVVLTVLGYIVAHLPGVTGGK, from the coding sequence ATGAAAGTCACGTACGCCCAACTCTCCTCGACCGGTCCTGTTCGCCGGAACAATGAAGACTGGGTCGGCTTCTGGGAACCCTCCGACGAGCAGGAGTACCGCACTCGCGGAGCAATCGCCGCCTTGGCCGACGGGGTCGGCGGGCATGGCGAAGGGGAAGTGGCCAGCCGATTGGCGGTTGAAACGGCCCTGCGGCGGTTCCAGGGGATCAAGCCGAGCACCGTGCCGCGGCAGGCCCTCTGGCAAATGTTCAGCGAGGCGAATACGGCCGTTTACGACCGGAGCATGTTCGACCGCGAGCAGGGCCGCATGGCCACGACGCTCACGGTGGCCATCTTTCGCAACAACGAGATCAACATCGGCCACGTCGGCGACTGCCGGGCCTTCTTGATCCAAGGGGGCAAGATCACGCAGATCACGACCGACCACAACTTCGCCGCCCAGCAGGTCAAGCTCGGCCTGATCTCCGCCAAGGATGCCGCCCATAGCGACCTGCGCTGTATGCTCACGCGCAGCATCGGCCGCGAGATCACGATCCAGGTCGATTATCACACGCTGCAAGTCAACAGCGGCGATATTCTCGTGCAATGCTCGGACGGAGTGCATTTTTGCGTGACGGACCAGGAGATTCTCGAAATCGTGGGCCGGATGTCGCCCGACCAGGCCTGCCGCGAGCTGGTGCAACTGGCGGAGCGCCGCGGCACCGACGACAATCTATCCGTCCAGATCGCGCGGGTCGAAAAGGTCACCACGCTCAGCTATTTCCGCGGCCAGCCGATCTATCACGAGAATGAGGTCACGATGCCGAACGAAGTCGAAATCGGTGAGGTGCTCGACAACCGATTTCAAATCGAAAGCCTTATCAGCCGCAGCGGCATGGCCTCGATCTACAAGGCCCGCGACTTGAAGAACGGCATTCCCGTGGCGGTGAAGGTGCCGCTGATGCGTTTCGAAAGCGATCCGGCCTTCTTTTCGCGATTCCAGCGCGAGGAGGAAATCGGCAAGACGCTGAACCACCCGAGCATCTTGCACGTGTTGCCGGTCGAGGAGAAGCACCGGCCGTATATCGCGATGGAATTGCTCGAAGGGCAAACGCTCCGGCAGGTGCTCAACAATGTGAAGCAAATCCCGGTCAACGAGGCGCTCCAGATCGCGTCGAATCTCAGCGACGCGCTGGAGCACATGCACCATAAGAATATCGTTCACCGCGATCTCAAGCCCGAGAATATCATGGTCTGCCACGACGGCACGATCCGGATCATGGACTTCGGCATCGCCAAGGCGGGCGGAATGCGGCGAATCACGTTCACCGGCTTCTCTCCCGCGATGGGCACGCCCGACTACATGGCCCCCGAGCAGGTGAAGGGCAAGCGCGGCGACGCGCGGACCGATATCTACAGCTTGGGGGCGATCCTGTACGAAATGATCACCGGCCAGACTCCATTCGAGGGCACCAATCCGTTGGCGATCATGAACGCCCGGCTGATCGGCGATCCGATCGCGCCGCGGAAATTGAACCCGGAAATCTCGCCGCAAGTCGAGGAGATCGTGCTCCATGCCCTCGAGCAGCGGCCGGAAAACCGCTACCAGTCCGCGGCCGAAATGAAGGCCGAGCTGGATGCCCCCGAGAAGGTTGAAGTGACCGGCCGGGCCGACCGACTCCGTCCCCCCGCCGAATGGAAGCCCGGAAAGCGCTATCTGTGGATCATCCTGCTCGCGCTCATCCCGGTCGTGCTGACGGTGCTGGGATACATTGTAGCGCACCTTCCCGGCGTGACCGGCGGAAAGTGA
- a CDS encoding APC family permease, translated as MSSETEKGSGPQMKATLGLTGLTMNAMALIAPGAFLWLTYAMQSTYGAPMAGSAMWFGIVAALLLCFATAISYAELSKLYPGAGSSYFFAEQAFLSKTHAYKFARMSKFITGWASHLYYWVYPGVMVGVTAIFVGYMMGNLMPEKFNVAYNSPTLMVGFCVIFAFGVAYIAYRGVVGSTGVNIAINIIQISALMIFAVIAIGYRLSHGDGKEGWTLDPDGNPINVVLATYKTDQFDANNNPVQKDKDGNPVKDKDGNILDKDNKPVASPSTLPVDKAGKALDMKDGNLTKASIAMAVADPGGAPQKDADGNWIVSMKDGKEEPFVLKYSDPVEKVADATDPKATNDTRQYFADAKDVVVPHSANYMLIQACIAILILVGFESVTSMGEEAKNAKRDIPRAVLLSLVIQGAICYLFEYFAANFFLNPGYKMTAAAASSAPIGDMMKMVGAWLFGSPTAGLWFMKIQALTVFLALIGTTLACINTGARVTYAMGRDDEVPSHFGMLHGKNLTPHRAIWTLATISVVIGIFSVSMYLCSPTAADPSAALTDAQKASIWYPAWMLPSASMATILPNSLLVVTLISNFGTFMLYMLTCIVAIVAFREHHSFNTFKHTFIPVFGLLANLACMLFYLVGPFTVAGMTWKEPYAALGIAALWGLYGAFYFARSGKKKGKGVYSTLEHKTAAVGAG; from the coding sequence GTGTCGAGTGAAACTGAAAAAGGTTCTGGGCCCCAGATGAAGGCAACGTTGGGGCTGACGGGGCTAACGATGAACGCGATGGCGCTCATCGCCCCCGGGGCGTTCTTGTGGTTGACCTACGCCATGCAGAGCACGTATGGCGCGCCGATGGCCGGTTCGGCGATGTGGTTTGGGATTGTGGCCGCGCTTTTGCTTTGCTTCGCGACCGCCATCTCCTATGCGGAGTTGTCAAAGCTCTATCCAGGCGCTGGCTCTTCCTATTTCTTCGCGGAGCAGGCATTCCTCTCGAAGACCCATGCCTATAAGTTCGCGCGGATGTCCAAGTTCATCACGGGCTGGGCGAGCCATCTTTACTACTGGGTGTACCCTGGCGTGATGGTCGGCGTGACGGCGATCTTTGTCGGCTACATGATGGGGAATTTGATGCCCGAGAAGTTCAACGTGGCGTACAACAGCCCGACGTTGATGGTCGGCTTTTGCGTCATCTTTGCGTTCGGCGTCGCGTATATCGCTTATCGTGGCGTGGTCGGCTCAACCGGCGTCAATATCGCCATCAACATTATTCAGATTAGCGCCCTCATGATCTTCGCGGTGATTGCAATCGGTTACCGCTTGAGCCATGGCGACGGCAAGGAGGGCTGGACTCTCGACCCCGACGGAAATCCGATCAACGTCGTTTTAGCGACGTACAAAACGGACCAATTCGACGCGAACAACAATCCGGTGCAGAAGGACAAGGATGGGAATCCGGTCAAAGACAAAGATGGCAACATTCTCGACAAGGACAACAAGCCGGTCGCGAGCCCCTCGACTTTGCCGGTTGACAAAGCCGGCAAGGCGCTGGACATGAAGGACGGCAATCTGACGAAGGCCTCGATCGCGATGGCCGTCGCGGATCCCGGTGGCGCCCCGCAGAAGGACGCCGACGGAAACTGGATTGTTTCCATGAAAGACGGGAAGGAGGAGCCGTTTGTTCTGAAATACTCGGACCCCGTCGAGAAGGTGGCCGATGCGACCGATCCCAAGGCGACGAATGACACCCGGCAATATTTTGCCGACGCGAAGGATGTCGTTGTGCCGCACTCTGCCAACTACATGCTGATTCAAGCATGTATCGCGATTCTGATCCTCGTGGGGTTCGAATCCGTCACCTCCATGGGTGAGGAAGCCAAGAACGCGAAGCGCGACATCCCACGAGCCGTGCTGCTCTCGCTCGTGATCCAAGGCGCGATTTGCTACCTGTTCGAGTATTTCGCCGCCAATTTCTTTTTGAATCCTGGCTACAAGATGACGGCCGCTGCAGCCTCCAGCGCCCCGATCGGCGACATGATGAAGATGGTCGGTGCGTGGTTGTTCGGTAGCCCAACGGCCGGATTGTGGTTCATGAAAATCCAGGCCCTAACGGTGTTCCTCGCGCTCATCGGGACGACGCTGGCCTGCATTAATACAGGCGCCCGAGTGACCTACGCGATGGGCCGCGATGATGAGGTGCCTTCCCATTTCGGCATGTTGCACGGAAAGAACCTGACGCCGCATCGGGCGATTTGGACCCTGGCGACGATTTCGGTGGTGATTGGAATCTTCTCCGTTTCGATGTACCTCTGTTCTCCGACGGCCGCCGATCCATCGGCTGCGCTGACGGACGCCCAGAAAGCAAGCATCTGGTATCCCGCTTGGATGCTTCCAAGTGCCTCGATGGCGACGATACTGCCGAATAGCCTGCTGGTGGTTACGTTGATCAGCAATTTCGGCACGTTCATGCTATACATGCTCACGTGCATCGTCGCGATCGTGGCCTTCCGCGAACATCACAGCTTCAATACGTTCAAGCACACGTTTATTCCTGTGTTTGGACTGCTCGCAAACCTGGCATGCATGTTGTTCTATCTGGTTGGGCCCTTTACGGTCGCCGGCATGACATGGAAAGAGCCATATGCGGCCCTTGGAATCGCGGCGCTATGGGGCCTTTACGGCGCGTTCTACTTCGCCAGGTCTGGCAAGAAGAAGGGCAAGGGAGTCTATTCGACGCTTGAGCATAAGACCGCCGCCGTAGGCGCAGGATAA
- a CDS encoding ammonium transporter has product MRFLLILLLGVALVLHLGGEVFSVPKAQAADSAKSDATANNAIPAGADSATTVAPVSERVAINVLWTLVTAFLVILMQAGFAMVETGLTRSKNVTHTMTMNLMVYALGALAYFAIGFALMFGGCGEAAMLGNGAPLCKEVAISLFGHPIGLFGWKGFFLSGAAADVGLLTLFFSQAVLANVSATIPTGALAERWKFRAFVHCAIIMTAIVYPIFGNWVWGGGWLSQLGTNFGLGQGFKDFAGSSVIHMTGGVAALAGCHILGPRIGKYNRDGSLNVLLPHSVPMYMAGTLILAFGWFGLTAGRAMIGNDLIVGRVATNTMLASAAGAVAAMIYMGILYKKPDPSFMCNGLLAGLVAISAPCAYVSPLAAVVIGLVAGVLVVWSVLFLERATRLDDPVGAISIHGINGAWGVLAVGLFADGSYGQVSGLFYGNGSQLAAQVVGLLANLIWVFGASYLFFKIIGAHVGNRVGPTTELQGLDVPELGVVGYFNEDPAAAKGSLTRQIAEPRAATAPPPMSENRFSIVIEGADAPLVKAAWNELCQPSDRPSDPDFVALYPLMTLIKGNRFRFRGGNAEDVRSRLERLLTNRLPGKQVRARVEI; this is encoded by the coding sequence ATGCGGTTTCTCTTAATCCTGCTGCTCGGGGTGGCGCTTGTTCTTCATCTCGGCGGCGAGGTATTCTCGGTGCCGAAAGCTCAAGCCGCCGACAGCGCCAAATCCGATGCGACGGCCAATAATGCGATTCCCGCCGGGGCCGATTCCGCCACCACGGTCGCGCCGGTTTCGGAACGGGTCGCGATCAACGTGCTCTGGACGCTCGTCACCGCGTTTCTCGTGATCCTGATGCAGGCCGGGTTCGCGATGGTCGAAACCGGGTTGACGCGCTCCAAGAACGTAACCCACACGATGACCATGAACCTGATGGTCTACGCGCTCGGCGCGCTGGCCTACTTCGCGATCGGATTTGCACTGATGTTCGGTGGCTGCGGTGAAGCCGCAATGCTTGGCAACGGAGCACCGCTCTGCAAAGAAGTCGCCATCTCGCTCTTCGGCCATCCCATCGGCCTCTTCGGCTGGAAAGGTTTCTTCCTGTCCGGCGCCGCTGCGGACGTCGGCCTGCTTACGCTGTTCTTTTCGCAAGCCGTGCTGGCGAACGTCTCCGCGACGATCCCGACCGGGGCGCTGGCCGAGCGCTGGAAGTTCCGCGCGTTCGTGCATTGCGCGATCATCATGACGGCCATCGTTTATCCGATCTTCGGCAATTGGGTTTGGGGCGGGGGCTGGCTCTCGCAGCTTGGGACGAACTTCGGCCTGGGGCAAGGCTTCAAGGACTTCGCCGGCTCGTCCGTGATTCACATGACCGGCGGCGTCGCCGCTTTGGCCGGCTGCCACATCCTCGGCCCGCGGATCGGCAAATACAACCGCGACGGCTCGCTCAACGTGCTCCTGCCGCATAGCGTGCCGATGTATATGGCCGGCACATTGATCCTGGCCTTCGGCTGGTTTGGGCTTACGGCGGGCCGGGCCATGATCGGCAACGACCTGATCGTGGGCCGCGTGGCGACAAACACGATGCTCGCCTCGGCCGCGGGCGCGGTGGCCGCGATGATCTACATGGGGATTCTGTACAAGAAGCCCGATCCGAGCTTCATGTGCAACGGACTGCTCGCGGGTCTGGTCGCCATTTCCGCCCCGTGCGCGTATGTTTCGCCGCTGGCCGCCGTCGTGATCGGGCTGGTGGCGGGCGTGCTCGTCGTCTGGAGCGTGCTATTTCTCGAACGGGCCACTCGGCTCGACGACCCCGTCGGGGCGATCAGCATCCACGGCATCAACGGCGCCTGGGGCGTGCTGGCCGTTGGCTTGTTTGCCGACGGCAGCTACGGGCAAGTGAGCGGCCTGTTTTACGGCAACGGCTCGCAGCTCGCGGCTCAAGTCGTGGGCCTCCTGGCTAATCTGATTTGGGTGTTCGGCGCTTCGTATTTGTTCTTTAAGATTATCGGAGCGCACGTCGGCAATCGTGTCGGACCGACGACCGAGCTGCAAGGGCTCGACGTGCCCGAACTCGGCGTGGTCGGCTATTTCAACGAAGACCCGGCGGCGGCCAAGGGGAGCCTTACCCGACAGATTGCCGAGCCGCGCGCCGCTACCGCTCCGCCGCCGATGAGCGAGAATCGGTTCAGCATCGTGATCGAAGGGGCCGATGCCCCGTTGGTCAAGGCAGCCTGGAACGAACTCTGCCAGCCCAGCGACCGACCGAGCGATCCCGATTTTGTCGCCCTTTACCCGCTCATGACGCTGATCAAGGGCAACCGCTTCCGCTTTCGCGGCGGCAACGCCGAAGACGTCCGCAGCCGCCTCGAGCGCCTGCTCACCAATCGCCTCCCCGGCAAACAAGTCCGCGCGCGGGTAGAAATCTGA
- a CDS encoding P-II family nitrogen regulator — translation MKMIVAIIRPEKLEDVQAALNERDVYLMTVSEVRGCGRQRGYSEMYRGTEYKTRLLPKLKLEIAVNDSFVDAAMEAIVHSARAGTTGQVGDGKIFVFPLEDCVRIRTGEEGMEAIGP, via the coding sequence ATGAAAATGATCGTCGCCATTATTCGTCCGGAAAAGCTGGAAGACGTTCAAGCGGCCTTGAACGAGCGAGACGTGTATCTGATGACTGTCAGCGAAGTGCGCGGCTGCGGCCGGCAGCGCGGCTACTCCGAGATGTACCGCGGCACGGAATACAAAACCCGATTGCTCCCCAAGCTGAAGCTCGAGATCGCCGTGAACGACAGCTTCGTCGACGCCGCGATGGAAGCGATCGTCCATTCGGCCCGCGCCGGCACGACGGGGCAGGTTGGCGACGGCAAGATCTTCGTCTTTCCGCTGGAGGATTGCGTCCGCATCCGCACCGGCGAAGAGGGCATGGAAGCCATCGGCCCGTGA
- a CDS encoding phosphatase PAP2 family protein, with protein MKTRTGTLATVLIAACAVIARADTPTYLRPAAIDPLKLLPGPPSAHSAEAREELDLMLMIQEKRTPAEVDRCASEVKLKVEAFKSVMGPWFTSKNLPRLAKLFAALEKDSKQLSDAVKAHYRRPRPEHEDDHIHVPIDDETTFAYPSGHSTRGTLYALILVELAPDHRDALLDRGREIGWDRVIAGLHHPSDIYAGRVLGQAIAQSLLADPKFQPELAAIKTELHDAQERAAEPAASR; from the coding sequence ATGAAAACCCGTACTGGAACGCTCGCGACAGTCCTCATCGCGGCCTGCGCCGTTATCGCTCGGGCCGACACGCCGACGTACCTTCGCCCCGCGGCCATCGATCCGCTCAAACTCCTTCCCGGGCCTCCCTCGGCCCATTCCGCGGAGGCGCGGGAGGAACTCGATCTGATGCTCATGATCCAAGAGAAGCGAACGCCAGCGGAGGTGGATCGCTGCGCGTCCGAGGTGAAACTGAAGGTCGAGGCCTTCAAGAGCGTGATGGGCCCGTGGTTCACTTCCAAGAATCTGCCGCGACTGGCCAAGTTATTCGCCGCGTTGGAAAAGGACTCGAAGCAGCTCAGCGATGCTGTGAAAGCTCACTACCGCCGCCCGCGCCCCGAGCATGAGGACGACCACATCCACGTTCCGATCGATGATGAAACGACATTCGCCTACCCCAGCGGCCATTCGACGCGCGGAACGCTTTACGCTCTGATCCTGGTCGAACTCGCGCCCGATCATCGCGACGCGCTACTCGACCGCGGCCGCGAAATCGGCTGGGACCGCGTGATTGCCGGCCTCCACCATCCCAGCGATATCTACGCGGGCCGAGTGCTCGGGCAGGCCATCGCCCAATCGCTGTTGGCCGATCCCAAGTTCCAACCGGAACTTGCCGCGATCAAGACCGAATTGCATGATGCCCAAGAGCGGGCCGCCGAACCCGCGGCGAGCCGATGA